A genome region from Glycine max cultivar Williams 82 chromosome 5, Glycine_max_v4.0, whole genome shotgun sequence includes the following:
- the LOC100306483 gene encoding alpha-amylase inhibitor/lipid transfer/seed storage family protein isoform 1 precursor (isoform 1 precursor is encoded by transcript variant 1) has protein sequence MSSIGAKNLALSSAFLLLLVGFATSDINQDKAECTDKLLGLAGCLPYVGGEAKVPAMDCCSGIREVIDKSKRCLCILIKDRDDPNLGLKINVTLALSLPDACQTPTNITQCVDLLHLAPNSTEAKVFEGFKNALTNKTSPSSVPGANNATANGTSTSANNNSSSGWGKRWLVTEVLCGILPFVFISHLFLFVV, from the exons ATGTCTTCCATAGGGGCAAAAAATCTAGCACTCTCCTCAGCCTTTTTGCTCCTTTTGGTCGGTTTTGCAACCTCAGACATCAACCAAGACAAAGCAGAATGTACCGACAAACTTCTTGGTCTAGCTGGTTGTCTTCCCTATGTTGGTGGTGAAGCCAAAGTCCCCGCCATGGATTGTTGCTCTGGTATCAGAGAGGTTATTGACAAGAGCAAGAGGTGCCTCTGCATCCTCATCAAGGATCGTGATGACCCTAATCTTGGCCTCAAGATCAACGTCACCCTTGCTCTAAGTTTACCAGATGCTTGTCAAACACCCACCAATATAACTCAGTGTGTTG ATCTTTTGCATTTGGCACCTAACTCCACGGAAGCTAAGGTGTTTGAGGGGTTTAAAAATGCCTTGACCAACAAAACTAGTCCCTCCTCAGTCCCTGGTG CTAATAACGCGACTGCTAATGGAACAAGCACGAGCGCGAACAACAACAGCAGTAGTGGGTGGGGAAAGAGGTGGTTGGTGACAGAGGTGCTTTGTGGGATTTTACCGTTTGTTTTCATTTCCCATTTATTCCTCTTCGTAGTTTGA
- the LOC100306483 gene encoding alpha-amylase inhibitor/lipid transfer/seed storage family protein isoform 2 precursor (isoform 2 precursor is encoded by transcript variant 2): MSSIGAKNLALSSAFLLLLVGFATSDINQDKAECTDKLLGLAGCLPYVGGEAKVPAMDCCSGIREVIDKSKRCLCILIKDRDDPNLGLKINVTLALSLPDACQTPTNITQCVDLLHLAPNSTEAKVFEGFKNALTNKTSPSSVPANNATANGTSTSANNNSSSGWGKRWLVTEVLCGILPFVFISHLFLFVV, encoded by the exons ATGTCTTCCATAGGGGCAAAAAATCTAGCACTCTCCTCAGCCTTTTTGCTCCTTTTGGTCGGTTTTGCAACCTCAGACATCAACCAAGACAAAGCAGAATGTACCGACAAACTTCTTGGTCTAGCTGGTTGTCTTCCCTATGTTGGTGGTGAAGCCAAAGTCCCCGCCATGGATTGTTGCTCTGGTATCAGAGAGGTTATTGACAAGAGCAAGAGGTGCCTCTGCATCCTCATCAAGGATCGTGATGACCCTAATCTTGGCCTCAAGATCAACGTCACCCTTGCTCTAAGTTTACCAGATGCTTGTCAAACACCCACCAATATAACTCAGTGTGTTG ATCTTTTGCATTTGGCACCTAACTCCACGGAAGCTAAGGTGTTTGAGGGGTTTAAAAATGCCTTGACCAACAAAACTAGTCCCTCCTCAGTCCCTG CTAATAACGCGACTGCTAATGGAACAAGCACGAGCGCGAACAACAACAGCAGTAGTGGGTGGGGAAAGAGGTGGTTGGTGACAGAGGTGCTTTGTGGGATTTTACCGTTTGTTTTCATTTCCCATTTATTCCTCTTCGTAGTTTGA